The Nyctibius grandis isolate bNycGra1 unplaced genomic scaffold, bNycGra1.pri scaffold_200_arrow_ctg1, whole genome shotgun sequence genome contains the following window.
AGGACTCCAGTTCATACTGGGAGGTGCCCCAGTGCATGCTGGGATAGTGGAGGTGCAGAATAACATGGCAATGGACAGCTATGGGCTAAGGGGGTGGGATATCGGGTGCGAGGGCCGCTCCCGGTGTATACTGGGGGGGTCCCAGTTCATACTGGGAGGCCTCCCAGTCCATACTGGTGCGCAGGGGACCTTCGCGTCGCGGGTGGAGCTGGAGGGCGGGGCCGTGCGGGTGCAGCGGGAGGTGGACGGGGGCCTGGAGACGCTGCGCCTGCGGCTGCCGGCCGTGCTCACGGCCGACCTGCGCCTCAACGAGCCGCGCTACGCCACGCTGCCCAACATCATGGtgcgcccccccccctcccagcacccatgggtgccccccccccacacctgggtgccccccccagcccctgggtgccccccagacccctgtgtcccccccaaccccatgggtgcccccccaaacccttgtgtcccccccagcacccatgggggCCCCCCCCCACCTATGGGTGCCCCCCCAACCCATGGGTCCCCCCCCCACtcatgggtgcccccccccacccccctgggtcccccccaacccctgggtgcccccccaaacccctaaATCCCCCCCATtcctgtgcccccccccacccatgggtgccccccccctttttttaccccccacccccttttttACCCCCATCCCTGGgtcccccccccaaacccctcaaTCCCCCCAATTCCTGGGTCCTCCAACACCTGggtgctccccccacccctgtgttcccccccccccacccctgggtgccTCCCAACCCCTGagtccccccccagcacccctgggtgacccccccacccctgtgtgcccccccagacccctgggtgcccccccagacccctgggtcccccccaaacccctgggtgccccccccacccctgggtgcccccccacacccctgggtccccccccaaaccctctgggtcccccccacaccccggggtgcccccccaaacccctgggtgccccccccacccctgggtgccccccagacccctgggtacccccccacacccctgggtacccccccacacccctgggtgccccccaaacccatgggtgccccccccaacccctgggtgcccccccaacccctgggtgcccccccccatgggtgccccccagacccctgggtgcccccccagacccctgggtgcccccccaaccccctgggtgcccccccacacccctgggtgcccccccccccacccatgggtgcccccccagacccctgggtgcccccccaaacccctgagtccccccccaccccctgggtgccccccagacccctgggtgcccccctggacccctgtgtccccctcccaacccctgtgtcccccccacacacccctgggtgccccccaaaCCCCTAAATCCCCCCAATt
Protein-coding sequences here:
- the ETFB gene encoding electron transfer flavoprotein subunit beta, which produces MAMDSYGLRGWDIGCEGRSRCILGGSQFILGGLPVHTGAQGTFASRVELEGGAVRVQREVDGGLETLRLRLPAVLTADLRLNEPRYATLPNIMKAKKKPLEVVPAAELGATPPTPPRLRVLKVEEPPGRQGGLRVESVAALVERLKLDGRV